A single genomic interval of Daucus carota subsp. sativus chromosome 1, DH1 v3.0, whole genome shotgun sequence harbors:
- the LOC108227877 gene encoding LRR receptor-like serine/threonine-protein kinase EFR isoform X1, which yields MIFRLGILVILVLTTSNISVFAFPGNDTDQQALLSFKASITADPSGVLDSWNNSIHFCQWNGITCSPRRQRATVLNLSSQHLVGTFSPHIGNLSFLRGIYLSQNNFHGSIPNEIGLLFRLQNLDLGLNSFQGGCPPNLSNCADIRNITMSHNNLEGKLPTTFASWPKLYWFDLQENHFTGSIPPLIGNTSSLHFLHLRANNLVGNIPSEVAHHTKLEVLCLSLNYLSGMVPRPLYNLSSLYIFSLTQNKLKRTLPADLGVTLPRLQGFLVSANRFSGPLPASITNASDLTTLDVVVNSITGTIPNNLGSLPNLEWLNLGHNPLGDSTRPDDLSFFNFLANCTHLYHLGLGQSGLRGQLPNSIINLSTTIQLLFLYSNHINGSIPREIRKLKNLSVLSFSDNLLTGTIPESI from the coding sequence ATGATTTTCCGACTTGGCATTCTTGTTATTCTGGTTTTAACAACATCAAATATATCTGTATTTGCGTTTCCAGGCAATGACACTGATCAGCAGGCATTGCTTTCTTTTAAAGCTTCAATAACAGCTGACCCGTCGGGTGTACTAGACTCATGGAACAATTCCATCCACTTCTGTCAGTGGAATGGCATTACCTGCAGTCCTAGACGGCAGAGAGCAACAGTACTCAACCTCAGCTCGCAACACTTGGTGGGAACATTCTCTCCACATATTGGAAATCTCTCCTTTCTCAGGGGAATTTACCTCTCCCAAAACAACTTTCATGGCTCAATTCCAAATGAAATTGGCCTGCTTTTTCGCCTACAAAATCTTGATCTAGGATTAAATTCTTTTCAAGGCGGATGTCCTCCCAATCTGAGTAATTGTGCTGATATCAGAAACATTACTATGAGTCACAATAATCTTGAAGGAAAACTACCTACTACGTTTGCTTCTTGGCCTAAGCTTTACTGGTTTGATCTGCAAGAGAATCATTTTACTGGGTCGATTCCTCCTTTAATAGGAAATACATCTTCTCTCCATTTTCTACATTTAAGAGCTAACAATCTAGTGGGAAATATACCTTCAGAAGTTGCTCATCACACAAAATTAGAGGTTCTTTGTTTGTCCCTGAACTATTTGTCTGGTATGGTTCCACGACCACTTTACAACCTCTCATCCCTCTATATTTTTAGTCTAACTCAGAATAAGCTAAAAAGAACGCTTCCAGCAGATTTGGGTGTCACCCTTCCTAGGCTGCAAGGTTTTCTGGTTTCAGCAAACAGATTTTCAGGGCCACTTCCAGCATCAATAACTAACGCGTCTGATCTTACTACTTTGGACGTCGTAGTAAACAGTATTACTGGGACTATACCAAACAATCTCGGCAGCCTTCCCAATCTTGAATGGCTAAATCTGGGGCATAATCCACTTGGAGACAGTACGCGTCCTGATGACTTGAGCTTCTTCAATTTTTTGGCTAATTGTACCCATCTATATCATTTAGGCCTTGGTCAGAGTGGTCTACGAGGGCAGCTCCCGAATTCCATTATAAATCTCTCCACCACAATCCAACTACTGTTTCTTTACAGTAATCATATAAACGGAAGCATACCTCGTGAAATCAGAAAACTTAAGAACCTGTCAGTACTTTCGTTCTCAGACAATTTATTGACAGGGACCATTCCAGAATCAATCTGA
- the LOC108224852 gene encoding protein JINGUBANG → MEHKIKRSLLNYFHEEGKSMHPQIHLPQQQQISRNLDSLLRSPSTSVVSPSQNIMHSMMPPPSPDSPWTLSPLQSPSPPLLCHCIASLHRLDGTVHAIAAINGTVFTGSDSSRIRAWRQPDCFERGYLKASCGSVRAMLAYGNVLFTSHKDFKIRTWIVTVSDNFKAKKISTLPRRNSLFTFSRRTSEGHKDYISCMAYYNAEGLLYTGSWDKTVKVWRVWDNLCVDTFLAHDDNVNAVVVNQDDGVLFTCSCDGSIKIWRRIYGQSSHTLTMTLKAHSSPINAMALSTSVIDSYVLYSGSSDGFINFWEKEKVSGRYNHGGVLQGHRFSVLCLVALGKLIFSGSEDTTIRVWRREEGKNSHECLAVVDAHRGPVKCLSASLEVDKDVGVLLYSAGLDQNFKVWRIKVMLEERNTGHCFETASNNKLREFEMSPVLSPSWVERKIHGSHPSR, encoded by the coding sequence ATGGAACACAAGATCAAGAGATCTCTCCTCAACTACTTTCACGAAGAGGGGAAATCGATGCATCCTCAGATTCATCTCCCTCAGCAGCAGCAGATCTCGCGGAATCTTGATAGTCTGCTTCGGAGTCCTTCAACTTCTGTTGTATCGCCGTCACAAAATATTATGCACTCGATGATGCCTCCTCCGAGCCCTGATTCTCCCTGGACACTGTCTCCGCTTCAGAGCCCTTCTCCGCCTCTTCTGTGCCACTGCATTGCCTCGCTTCACCGCCTTGATGGCACGGTCCACGCCATTGCAGCTATAAATGGGACGGTCTTTACTGGCTCTGACAGCAGTAGAATTCGTGCCTGGCGCCAGCCTGATTGCTTCGAGAGAGGCTACCTTAAGGCCAGCTGCGGCAGTGTGAGAGCAATGCTGGCTTATGGCAATGTGCTCTTCACTTCTCATAAAGATTTCAAGATCAGGACGTGGATAGTCACGGTTTCTGACAACTTTAAGGCCAAGAAGATCTCGACTCTGCCAAGAAGAAACTCATTGTTCACGTTCTCTAGAAGAACTAGTGAAGGCCATAAGGACTATATATCTTGCATGGCTTATTATAACGCGGAAGGCCTTTTGTACACCGGTTCATGGGACAAGACGGTGAAGGTTTGGAGGGTTTGGGATAATCTATGCGTCGATACATTCCTAGCACATGATGATAATGTCAATGCAGTCGTCGTCAATCAAGACGATGGAGTTCTTTTCACTTGCTCATGTGATGGTTCCATCAAGATTTGGAGGAGAATTTACGGCCAAAGCTCTCACACTCTGACAATGACACTCAAGGCCCATTCTTCGCCTATCAATGCCATGGCCTTAAGCACCTCAGTCATCGACTCCTATGTACTCTACTCGGGGTCCTCAGACGGGTTCATAAACTTCTGGGAGAAGGAGAAGGTATCGGGTAGGTACAATCACGGAGGGGTTCTACAAGGCCATAGATTCTCAGTTCTCTGTTTAGTTGCTCTCGGGAAGCTGATTTTCAGCGGATCAGAAGATACCACGATTCGGGTCTGGAGACGCGAAGAAGGGAAGAATAGTCACGAGTGTTTGGCCGTGGTGGATGCGCATAGAGGGCCTGTTAAGTGCCTCTCTGCGAGCCTGGAAGTGGATAAAGATGTGGGGGTTCTGCTGTATAGTGCAGGCCTGGATCAAAATTTTAAGGTCTGGAGAATTAAAGTGATGCTGGAAGAAAGAAATACTGGACATTGTTTCGAAACTGCTAGTAATAATAAGCTAAGAGAGTTCGAAATGAGCCCTGTGTTGTCTCCTTCTTGGGTTGAGAGGAAGATCCATGGGAGCCATCCTTCTCGTTAA
- the LOC108224843 gene encoding probable glycosyltransferase At5g03795 — MDNNYQFMCRSLLLVFAILFAVVMVVQHLELPYGSELLPSLLLTKVSNSTNGAIPVGGEASDDVSVRNQSFEDGLGLGSSNQTSVQNNGGNRGELKDGGSSVGNGMQERPRDAEQNVSSNGFSERGNFSRPSYQNGSSDSGLAVPPAVPASYTKTDSNLSAPVMSAEQNTYSVPNDVVSSSSREVMPIAKMNEFLHQSYSSPHSLPSQFYTKVDKNLVDARSHIENSPTIHNDTDLHAPLYRNLSMFKRSYEIMEGQLKVYIYKEGEKPIFHDFILDGIYSSEGWFLKLLEANKQFVTQDPGEAHLFYFPFSSRLLQLTLYKKRSHNRKNLIQYMENYLEMLIAKYPYWNRTDGADHFLAACHDWAPSETRGRMLNCIRALCNSDVNKGFAVGKDVSLPTIYVQSPQNPLRDIGGNPPLERPILAFFAGYMHGKVRPVLLQHWGNDPDMRIIPRMPHVKGNKNYIDNMRSSKYCICPRGYEVNSPRVVESIFYECVPVIISDNYVPPLFEVLNWESLAVFILERDIPYMKNILLSISEEKYLEMQNRVKRVQKHFLWHAEPIKYDMFHMILHSIWYNRVFRIAPV, encoded by the exons ATGGATAATAACTATCAGTTTATGTGCAGAAGCCTTTTATTGGTTTTCGCGATACTATTTGCAGTTGTAATGGTGGTTCAGCATTTGGAACTCCCATATGGCAGTGAATTACTACCATCACTACTTCTGACAAAAGTATCAAACAGTACAAATGGCGCTATTCCAGTTGGAGGAGAGGCATCGGATGATGTATCAGTAAGGAATCAGAGTTTTGAGGATGGTCTCGGATTAGGTAGTAGTAATCAAACTTCTGTTCAGAACAATGGGGGGAATAGGGGGGAATTGAAGGATGGTGGAAGTTCTGTTGGTAATGGCATGCAGGAGAGGCCTAGAGATGCTGAGCAAAATGTGTCTTCAAATGGATTTTCTGAGAGGGGAAATTTCTCTCGGCCTTCTTATCAGAATGGAAGTTCAGATTCTGGCTTAGCAGTACCACCAGCAGTTCCAGCCTCGTATACAAAGACGGACTCCAACTTATCAGCTCCTGTAATGTCTGCTGAACAAAACACGTATTCAGTACCTAACGATGTCGTGTCCAGTTCTTCTAGAGAAGTGATGCCGATAGCCAAGATGAATGAATTTTTGCATCAGAGTTACTCATCGCCTCATTCTCTT CCATCACAGTTTTACACAAAAGTTGACAAGAATCTAGTAGATGCGAGATCACATATAGAGAATAGCCCCACCATACATAATGATACAGACCTTCATGCACCTCTGTATCGTAATCTTTCAATGTTTAAAAG GAGCTATGAAATAATGGAGGGCCAGCTCAAAGTCTATATTTACAAGGAAGGAGAGAAACCGATCTTTCATGACTTCATACTTGATGGAATCTATTCAAGTGAAGGTTGGTTTTTGAAGCTACTAGAAGCAAACAAACAGTTTGTAACACAAGATCCTGGAGAAGCTCACCTGTTTTACTTCCCTTTCAGCTCTCGGTTGCTTCAGTTAACTCTTTATAAGAAACGTTCACACAACCGTAAAAATCTTATTCAGTACATGGAAAATTACTTGGAGATGCTCATAGCGAAATATCCTTACTGGAACAGGACTGATGGAGCAGATCATTTCCTGGCAGCTTGCCATGATTGG GCCCCGTCAGAGACAAGGGGAAGAATGCTCAATTGCATTAGGGCTCTCTGCAATTCGGATGTCAACAAAGGTTTTGCTGTAGGTAAAGATGTCTCACTTCCGACAATATATGTTCAATCACCTCAAAATCCTTTAAGGGATATTGGAGGCAACCCTCCTCTAGAAAGGCCAATCCTGGCGTTCTTTGCTGGCTACATGCATGGAAAGGTCCGTCCAGTTCTTCTACAACACTGGGGAAATGATCCCGACATGAGAATCATCCCAAGAATGCCGCATGTTAAAGGTAACAAGAACTACATCGACAACATGAGAAGCAGCAAGTACTGCATTTGTCCTAGAGGTTACGAGGTGAACAGTCCAAGAGTTGTGGAATCAATCTTCTACGAATGTGTCCCTGTTATTATATCCGATAACTATGTGCCTCCTTTATTTGAGGTCTTGAACTGGGAATCCCTTGCTGTTTTTATCTTGGAGAGGGATATTCCATATATGAAGAATATTTTACTTTCGATCTCAGAGGAAAAGTACCTTGAAATGCAGAACAGAGTGAAAAGGGTTCAGAAACACTTTCTGTGGCATGCTGAGCCTATAAAGTAcgatatgttccatatgattctGCACTCCATTTGGTATAATAGAGTTTTCCGGATAGCTCCTGTTTGA
- the LOC108214222 gene encoding exosome complex exonuclease RRP46 homolog — MEIDRADGRTANQLRPLACSRNVLNRAHGSASWSQGETKVLAAVYGPKAGTNKNENPEKACFEVIWKPKTGQIGKAEKEYEMILKRTIQSICLLNVNPNTTTSIIIQVVHDDGALLPCAINAACAALVDASIPMKHLAVAICCCVAQNGYVILDPSKLEEQTFKAFAYLVFPNSIISLPSEASPKPVSEPMEHGIITSVTRGVMPVDDYFHCLDRGRAATSKLSDFLRKNLHLQTPTDPSKAG; from the exons ATGGAAATCGATAGGGCTGATGGGCGGACGGCGAACCAGTTGAGGCCGTTGGCTTGTTCTCGGAATGTTCTTAATCGAGCTCATGGTTCTGCAAGTTGGTCTCAGG GGGAGACTAAAGTTCTTGCTGCGGTTTATGGACCTAAAGCTGGAACGAACAAGAATGAGAATCCTGAGAAAGCTTGCTTTGAAGTCATTTGGAAGCCAAAAACGGGGCAGATTG GAAAAGCGGAAAAAGAGTATGAGATGATATTAAAGAGAactattcaaagcatttgtctTTTAAATGTCAATCCAAATACTACAACTTCAATTATAATCCAG GTTGTCCATGATGATGGTGCT CTACTCCCATGTGCCATAAATGCAGCTTGTGCAGCCCTTGTGGATGCCAGTATCCCCATGAAGCATCTTGCTG TTGCAATATGTTGTTGTGTAGCACAGAATGGTTATGTTATATTAGACCCTAGCAAGCTAGAAGAGCAG ACGTTTAAGGCCTTTGCATATTTGGTTTTCCCGAATTCTATTATTTCATTACCTTCTGAAGCATCACCAAAACCAGTAAGTGAGCCGATGGAACATGGGATTATTACATCCGTTACTCGAGGTGTAATGCCAG TCGATGATTATTTTCACTGCCTGGACCGAGGGCGTGCTGCGACTTCCAAGTTGTCCGACTTTCTACGGAAGAATTTACATCTGCAAACTCCAACTGATCCATCTAAAGCCGGGTAA
- the LOC108205525 gene encoding probable glycosyltransferase At5g03795: MDDGNWFRCRNLVLVFAILFAVVMVVRHFELPYGSEFLPLVHSPKASYDKKSYFPVGGESSSEFELERNQSLKGDPGFVSSTNQSPFQRVIGESEDDRNSASNGVTKGRISPSSNQNGNSDSGLAVPPAIPASYTNTDSNLAVPVMPAIDKTDSRPKDANYSSPGDVKPRPVEGNFTGSTDLPPTDFPAVNKSATMLVMPISKMNEFLHMSYSSPHSQPSQLHSKVHKNLVYARSQIENAPVSRNDADLYAPLYRNVSMFSRSYEIMESMLKVYIYKDGEKPIFHDSILEGIYSCEGWFLKLLEANKQFVTKDPEEAHLFYLPFSSRLLQLTLYVKHSHNRENLVQYMKNYVEMLITKYPYWNRTDGADHFLAACHDWAPAETRGRILNCIRALCNADIKTGFNIGKDVSLPTTYVRSPQNPLKDIGGNPPSERPILAFFAGYMHGNVRPVLLQHWSNDTDMRIFSRMPHVKGNKNYIEHMRSSKYCICARGFAVHSPRVVESIFYECVPVIISDNYVPPLFEVLNWESFAVFILEKDIPNLKNILLSISEEKYLEMQNRVKRVQKHFLWHAEPVKYDLFHMILHSIWYNRVFRMAPI, translated from the exons ATGGATGATGGAAATTGGTTTAGGTGTAGGAATCTTGTATTGGTTTTCGCAATACTATTTGCGGTTGTAATGGTGGTTCGGCATTTTGAACTTCCGTATGGTAGTGAATTTCTGCCGTTAGTACATTCTCCCAAAGCTTCGTATGACAAGAAAAGCTATTTTCCTGTTGGAGGAGAATCGTCGTCTGAATTTGAATTGGAGAGGAATCAAAGCTTGAAGGGTGATCCAGGATTTGTAAGTAGTACAAATCAAAGTCCATTTCAAAGGGTTATAGGGGAGAGCGAGGATGATAGAAATTCTGCCAGTAATGGAGTTACTAAGGGCAGAATCTCTCCTTCTTCTAATCAGAATGGGAATTCAGATTCTGGCTTAGCAGTACCACCAGCAATTCCAGCCTCGTACACAAATACGGATTCCAACTTAGCAGTTCCTGTAATGCCTGCTATAGACAAGACTGATTCGAGACCAAAAGATGCCAACTACAGCTCTCCTGGAGATGTAAAGCCCAGACCTGTTGAGGGTAATTTCACAGGATCAACTGATTTGCCTCCAACTGATTTTCCAGCAGTGAACAAGAGTGCAACGATGTTAGTGATGCCAATATCCAAGATGAATGAGTTCTTGCATATGAGTTACTCATCACCTCATTCTCAA CCATCACAACTTCATTCAAAAGTTCACAAGAATCTAGTATATGCAAGATCACAGATAGAGAATGCCCCCGTCAGTAGAAATGATGCAGACCTTTATGCACCTCTGTATCGTAATGTTTCCATGTTTTCAAG GAGCTATGAAATTATGGAGAGCATGCTAAAAGTCTATATCTACAAGGACGGCGAAAAACCGATCTTTCATGACTCGATACTTGAGGGAATCTATTCATGCGAAGGTTGGTTCTTGAAGCTGTTGGAGGCAAACAAGCAGTTTGTAACAAAAGACCCTGAAGAAGCTCATCTGTTTTACTTACCTTTCAGTTCTCGGTTGCTGCAGTTAACTCTATATGTGAAGCATTCACATAACCGTGAAAATCTTGTGCAGTACATGAAAAACTATGTCGAGATGCTCATAACAAAATATCCTTACTGGAACAGGACTGATGGAGCGGATCATTTTCTTGCAGCTTGCCATGATTGG GCCCCAGCAGAAACAAGAGGAAGAATTCTCAATTGCATTAGAGCTCTCTGTAACGCAGATATTAAAACTGGTTTCAACATAGGCAAGGATGTCTCGCTTCCAACAACATATGTTCGATCACCTCAAAATCCTCTAAAAGATATTGGAGGCAATCCTCCTTCAGAAAGGCCAATCCTTGCATTCTTTGCAGGGTACATGCACGGAAATGTTCGTCCAGTTCTTCTACAACACTGGAGCAACGACACTGACATGAGAATCTTCAGCAGAATGCCGCATGTCAAAGGTAACAAAAACTACATCGAGCACATGAGAAGCAGCAAGTACTGCATCTGCGCTAGAGGGTTCGCAGTGCACAGTCCAAGAGTTGTGGAATCAATCTTCTACGAGTGTGTCCCGGTTATAATATCCGACAACTATGTGCCTCCTTTATTTGAGGTGTTGAACTGGGAATCCTTTGCCGTTTTTATTTTGGAGAAAGACATTCCAAATTTGAAGAACATTTTGCTTTCGATCTCGGAGGAAAAGTACCTTGAGATGCAAAACAGAGTGAAGAGGGTACAGAAACACTTTCTTTGGCATGCTGAGCCTGTGAAGTATGATTTATTCCATATGATTCTTCACTCCATTTGGTATAATAGAGTTTTCAGGATGGCTCCCATTTGA
- the LOC108205524 gene encoding probable glycosyltransferase At5g03795, translating to MSSELGRKCQVETRRWIWLIAVLFAMVVMAQYVELPYGNIVSYVLPDRRPDALIDGGSLAANLSNYPNKVDNWTIFGDLNYTSTTSENEKTETAQISGEKSLTQESNLTSGSDSALNKTSLISKPEENIAPTPENRVPGDSSKSPSLPSPLMSPAGNNLTKNNPVLSNNPQIASVNNDTLDSLNKTDGLGTPQSNKSPPVKKKPKGSQAAVLSISDMKDLLHENRASSYSMEPLWSSAVDSKVLEAKLQIVNAPIIKDDPSLYAPIYRNVSMFRRSYEIMEQTLKVYVYKEGKRPIFHNPQPVLTGIYASEGWFMKLLEGNKQYVTNNPDEAQLFYLPFSSRMLEETLYVRDSHSHANLIKYLEDYLDLVIAKYPFWNRTGGADHFLVACHDWAPAETRKRLNNCTKALCNADIKEGFRLGKDVSLPETIVHSSKTLLRDIGGKTPRQRTTLAFFAGQMHGYLRPMLLQQWQDKDPGIKVFAKLPKSKNNKNYVQYMKSSKFCICPRGYEVNSPRVVEAIFFECVPVIISDNFVPPFFEILDWESFAVIIQEKDLPNLKNILLSISDRRYQVMQHRVKRVQQHFLWHPKPVKYDIFHMILHSVWYNRVFQVKSS from the exons ATGAGTAGTGAATTAGGTCGTAAATGCCAGGTGGAAACAAGGAGATGGATTTGGTTGATTGCTGTTCTGTTTGCGATGGTTGTAATGGCTCAGTATGTTGAACTTCCCTATGGTAATATTGTATCGTATGTACTCCCTGATCGTAGGCCTGATGCACTTATAGATGGAGGTTCCCTTGCTGCTAATCTATCCAATTATCCTAACAAAGTGGACAACTGGACAATTTTTGGTGATCTGAACTATACTAGCACAACATCGGAAAATGAGAAAACTGAAACCGCTCAGATTTCTGGTGAAAAAAGTTTAACCCAGGAAAGTAACCTCACTTCAGGGAGTGATTCTGCGTTAAATAAGACTTCACTGATCAGTAAGCCAGAAGAAAATATTGCCCCAACACCGGAAAATAGAGTTCCAGGTGACAGCTCTAAGTCTCCTTCATTGCCATCACCGTTAATGTCTCCAGCAGGGAATAACTTGACAAAGAACAATCCTGTACTATCTAATAACCCACAGATAGCATCAGTAAACAATGATACACTGGACAGTCTCAACAAGACTGATGGACTTGGGACTCCACAAAGCAATAAAAGCCCTCCTGTGAAGAAAAAGCCCAAGGGTTCACAAGCCGCTGTTCTTTCTATATCTGATATGAAAGATCTGTTGCACGAGAATCGTGCTTCATCTTATTCGATG GAACCGCTTTGGTCGTCAGCAGTTGATTCTAAAGTACTTGAGGCAAAATTACAGATTGTTAATGCTCCCATCATAAAAGATGACCCCAGTCTATACGCTCCTATTTATCGGAATGTTTCTATGTTTAGAAG GAGCTACGAAATTATGGAACAAACACTCAAGGTTTACGTATACAAAGAGGGGAAAAGACCAATTTTCCATAACCCTCAGCCAGTGCTCACAGGAATATATGCTTCAGAGGGCTGGTTTATGAAGCTACTAGAAGGAAATAAGCAATATGTTACTAACAACCCAGACGAAGCACAGCTCTTTTACTTGCCTTTCAGTTCACGTATGTTAGAAGAAACTTTGTATGTACGTGATTCTCACAGTCACGCCAACCTAATAAAATATCTGGAAGACTATCTCGACCTGGTTATTGCAAAGTACCCTTTCTGGAACAGAACTGGCGGAGCTGATCATTTTCTTGTTGCTTGCCATGACTGG GCCCCAGCTGAAACACGAAAACGTTTGAACAATTGCACTAAAGCTCTGTGCAATGCTGATATTAAAGAAGGTTTCAGATTGGGAAAGGACGTGTCTCTTCCTGAAACCATAGTTCACTCAAGTAAGACTTTGTTGAGAGACATCGGAGGCAAAACTCCTCGTCAACGAACGACACTTGCTTTCTTTGCTGGACAGATGCATGGATATCTCCGTCCTATGTTATTACAACAATGGCAAGACAAAGATCCCGGCATCAAGGTCTTCGCCAAACTGCCCAAGTCCAAGAACAACAAAAACTATGTTCAGTACATGAAGAGTAGCAAGTTCTGCATATGTCCAAGAGGCTATGAAGTCAACAGTCCTAGAGTAGTCGAGGCAATATTCTTTGAATGCGTGCCAGTTATAATATCCGATAACTTTGTGCCCCCGTTTTTTGAGATTCTTGACTGGGAATCATTCGCTGTTATCATCCAAGAAAAGGATCTTCCGAATCTGAAGAACATTCTTCTCTCGATCTCAGACAGAAGGTATCAAGTAATGCAACATAGAGTTAAGAGGGTACAGCAACATTTTCTTTGGCACCCCAAGCCAGTGAAGTATGACATATTTCATATGATACTCCATTCTGTGTGGTACAACAGAGTTTTTCAAGTAAAGTCCAGTTAA